A single window of Sulfitobacter sp. JL08 DNA harbors:
- a CDS encoding aromatic ring-hydroxylating dioxygenase subunit alpha: protein MYLRNAWYVAATDAEITRDLKQIVVLNEKIVMYRTEAGDPVALDDACPHRRMPLSQGRIKGDTLECGYHGLTFDCAGSCIRVPGQDNIPTRANIHAYPVFSRYGLVWIWMGDPARADPDTIFEVLHYDDPNWGINRGEAMGFPCNYLYITDNLLDPSHVAWVHQSSFGNAACEEEPLVVSSDDSGVLVSRWMYDVEVAPFYQKLVPFEGNCDRKQHYEVRYPCLAYIKAVFCPAGTGGDEENLPDGQFFQMDSYNFMTPVDETTTRYYWFQIRNTCPDDAEISAYMSRSVEAAFNEDRDVLIHVQKGMSARPEGTIDIAIDAGPLLFRRRLQKLIDAESSGA from the coding sequence ATGTATCTTAGAAATGCCTGGTATGTCGCCGCAACCGATGCAGAGATCACGCGCGACCTGAAGCAGATCGTTGTGCTGAACGAAAAGATCGTGATGTACCGCACCGAGGCAGGCGACCCCGTCGCACTTGATGACGCCTGCCCCCACCGCAGAATGCCTCTGTCTCAGGGGCGGATCAAGGGCGACACGCTTGAATGCGGCTATCACGGTTTGACATTTGACTGCGCGGGCAGTTGCATCCGGGTGCCCGGGCAGGACAACATACCAACGCGTGCCAATATCCACGCCTATCCAGTCTTCAGCCGCTATGGTCTGGTCTGGATCTGGATGGGAGATCCCGCACGCGCCGATCCCGATACGATCTTTGAGGTCTTGCATTACGATGACCCGAACTGGGGGATCAACCGGGGCGAGGCCATGGGATTTCCGTGCAATTACTTATACATCACTGACAACCTGCTTGATCCCTCGCACGTCGCCTGGGTTCACCAATCCTCTTTCGGCAATGCCGCCTGCGAAGAGGAACCGCTGGTCGTGTCCAGCGATGACAGCGGCGTTCTTGTCTCGCGCTGGATGTATGACGTGGAAGTGGCGCCTTTTTATCAGAAACTTGTACCATTCGAGGGCAATTGCGACCGCAAACAGCACTACGAGGTGCGCTATCCCTGCCTGGCCTACATCAAGGCCGTTTTCTGCCCGGCAGGCACCGGTGGGGATGAGGAAAACCTGCCGGACGGCCAGTTCTTCCAGATGGACAGCTACAATTTCATGACCCCCGTAGACGAGACCACAACACGTTATTACTGGTTCCAGATCCGCAATACCTGTCCGGACGATGCCGAGATTTCAGCCTATATGAGCCGCTCTGTCGAAGCGGCGTTCAACGAGGATCGCGACGTGCTGATCCATGTCCAGAAAGGCATGAGCGCGCGGCCGGAGGGCACCATCGACATTGCGATTGACGCAGGGCCGCTGCTGTTCCGGCGCAGGCTGCAAAAGCTGATCGATGCCGAAAGTTCCGGCGCCTAG
- a CDS encoding ABC transporter substrate-binding protein, with protein sequence MKDYMLTRRTLHPLTKSFVKEFKGGRMKRREFLASMMSVGVTAAGAFALGGLAAPAKADTSGAKTGGTLRIACPVRSAGKKDARLFDWDAYVSSQSCEYLVRWTSDGTFVPTLLESWEVNDDATVYTLNLRKGVKWSNGDDFTSEDVVFNITRWCEADVEGNSMAARFSSLVDAETRNAIEGSIVALDDHTVQLNLPASDITLIAAMTDYPSLIVHRSFDPDGDMVAQYNIGTGAYEIESWEIGTKARVVRRPGYWGGDAFLDAVEFIDYGEDIASTTAAFESNEVDANLTTQAGAVELLDGIGLVRSDVATAATVVCRFNNATPPYDDPRVRRALQLAVDNSIVMELGVNGLGKVAENHHVGPMHEEYFALPAFKRDVEQSKALLAEAGMTDHEFDLISIDEGWRKDTTDAIADQLRSAGINVKRTVLPGSTFWNDWTKYPASTTDWAARPLGVQVLALAYRSGEAWNESAYSDPEFDSALAAAMAVADPAKRAALMEKVERILQESGTLVQPYWRLETRHFTDKVKNLTAHQAQEFHLNQVWMDS encoded by the coding sequence ATGAAAGATTACATGCTCACGCGGCGCACGCTGCATCCGCTGACAAAGAGCTTTGTCAAAGAATTCAAGGGCGGGCGCATGAAGCGCCGGGAGTTTCTGGCTTCCATGATGTCCGTCGGGGTAACTGCTGCCGGTGCCTTTGCGCTTGGCGGTCTGGCCGCACCGGCCAAGGCCGACACCAGCGGTGCAAAAACCGGTGGCACATTGCGCATTGCCTGCCCGGTTCGCAGCGCGGGGAAGAAAGATGCGCGTCTGTTCGACTGGGACGCCTATGTCTCAAGCCAAAGCTGCGAATACCTTGTGCGCTGGACATCGGATGGCACCTTTGTCCCCACCTTGCTGGAAAGCTGGGAGGTCAACGATGATGCAACCGTTTACACATTGAATCTGCGCAAAGGCGTTAAATGGTCGAACGGTGATGATTTCACCTCCGAAGACGTGGTTTTCAACATCACACGCTGGTGCGAGGCGGATGTCGAGGGCAACTCCATGGCTGCACGTTTCAGCTCACTTGTAGATGCCGAGACGAGGAACGCGATTGAGGGCAGCATTGTGGCCCTGGATGACCACACTGTGCAGCTGAACCTTCCTGCGTCAGATATCACGCTCATTGCCGCGATGACGGATTATCCGTCTCTGATCGTGCACCGCAGCTTTGATCCCGATGGCGATATGGTGGCACAGTATAACATTGGTACCGGTGCCTATGAGATCGAAAGCTGGGAAATTGGCACAAAGGCCCGCGTTGTGCGGCGCCCCGGTTACTGGGGCGGCGATGCTTTCCTTGATGCGGTCGAATTCATTGACTACGGCGAGGACATCGCGTCGACGACCGCTGCCTTTGAATCGAACGAGGTTGACGCCAACCTGACAACACAGGCCGGCGCCGTGGAGCTGTTGGATGGCATCGGTCTGGTCCGCAGTGATGTGGCCACCGCAGCCACGGTCGTGTGTCGCTTCAATAACGCCACCCCCCCTTATGATGATCCGCGGGTGCGCCGAGCCCTGCAGCTTGCCGTTGATAACAGCATCGTCATGGAACTGGGTGTGAATGGCCTGGGTAAAGTCGCCGAAAACCATCATGTCGGCCCAATGCACGAGGAGTATTTTGCGCTGCCCGCCTTCAAGCGGGACGTTGAACAATCCAAAGCGCTTCTGGCCGAGGCAGGCATGACCGATCACGAGTTTGATCTGATTTCGATTGATGAAGGCTGGCGCAAGGACACGACCGACGCCATCGCTGACCAGTTGCGCAGCGCAGGGATCAATGTGAAACGCACGGTGCTGCCCGGCTCTACGTTCTGGAATGACTGGACCAAATACCCGGCATCGACGACAGATTGGGCCGCGCGCCCGCTTGGCGTGCAGGTGCTGGCGCTGGCCTATCGGTCTGGTGAGGCGTGGAATGAATCTGCCTATAGCGATCCGGAATTTGACTCAGCATTGGCGGCAGCCATGGCTGTGGCCGATCCGGCCAAGCGCGCCGCGTTGATGGAAAAGGTTGAACGGATCCTGCAGGAGTCCGGGACGCTCGTCCAACCCTACTGGCGGCTTGAGACCCGGCATTTCACGGACAAGGTCAAAAACCTCACGGCGCATCAGGCGCAGGAGTTTCACCTCAATCAGGTCTGGATGGACAGCTGA
- a CDS encoding GntR family transcriptional regulator codes for MPRRNGRPLFLVFLRAKGTAAPHRPPKSVISEWRVPVQSQIEFPSALSRKPEKSSALSRPEMSRINNRMVEKIQKSASESLSEQVYQHLREALISGDFVPESKISTRTVAAQNGISVMPVREALKRLSAEGALEVEAKRAYRVPKLNPKKAADLFEVRAILEAAGAAAAAKLISPAALSQLDLMCDAAEEAWHNGDVGAFLRLNARFHRAVHAQSGNSFLADTVDMIFVRTGPLLGLAIGKIVDQADWENDHRKLVQALRSGDSAEAGRLMEQDAAWGMGLFRSVDWPDKRVPVSAA; via the coding sequence GTGCCACGCAGGAATGGGCGGCCTCTTTTTCTCGTTTTTCTGCGGGCGAAGGGCACTGCCGCGCCACATCGTCCACCTAAATCTGTGATCTCAGAATGGCGGGTTCCGGTACAAAGTCAAATTGAATTTCCTTCTGCCCTCTCCCGCAAACCAGAAAAGTCCAGTGCCTTGAGCCGACCGGAAATGTCGCGTATCAATAACCGGATGGTCGAAAAAATCCAAAAATCCGCCAGTGAAAGCCTCAGCGAACAGGTTTATCAGCACCTGCGCGAGGCGTTGATTTCGGGCGATTTTGTGCCCGAGAGCAAGATTTCTACACGAACGGTTGCTGCCCAGAATGGGATAAGTGTGATGCCGGTCCGTGAAGCGCTCAAGCGGTTAAGTGCGGAAGGTGCGCTGGAAGTCGAAGCAAAGCGGGCCTACCGGGTGCCCAAACTAAATCCAAAAAAAGCAGCAGATCTGTTTGAGGTCCGCGCCATTCTTGAAGCTGCAGGCGCGGCAGCGGCGGCGAAACTGATCTCTCCCGCGGCCCTGTCGCAACTCGACCTGATGTGCGACGCGGCAGAAGAGGCTTGGCACAACGGGGACGTTGGCGCATTCCTACGGCTCAATGCCCGGTTTCACCGCGCGGTTCACGCCCAGTCAGGAAACAGCTTTCTGGCCGATACGGTCGATATGATCTTTGTGCGCACCGGGCCTTTGTTGGGCCTTGCCATCGGCAAGATCGTCGACCAGGCAGATTGGGAAAATGACCATCGCAAACTGGTTCAGGCTCTGCGATCCGGCGACAGTGCCGAGGCAGGCCGCTTGATGGAGCAGGACGCGGCCTGGGGCATGGGTTTGTTTCGGTCGGTCGACTGGCCAGACAAAAGGGTTCCGGTCAGCGCCGCATAG
- a CDS encoding FAD-dependent oxidoreductase, whose protein sequence is MQSTARVVVIGGGIVGCSVLYHLARNGWRDVVLLERQELTSGSSWHAAGGLFTVLRPNTSAEMHRYTFQMYRELEQETGQSCGFHYTGGLNICRTQDEIDSNAILQSACRRLGIESHFITMDEVREKAPVLDTSHMVGALWEEEGGHVDPASATQAFAAAARALGATIHRHTPVTATTPRADGSWDVDTAQGTIHAEFIVNAAGLWGREVARLAGIELPLMPVEHHYMVTETIPEIEQLGFELPQINDNETGCYARQEGMGLLLGAYESTCVHWAKEGTPADFGHELLPDDLSRMDWNLEKSIEIMPCLADAGVKRVINGPMIFSPDLAPLIGPHPNLENYFCANGVMAGFNQGAGIGRALAEWIIQGEPEIDVFHWDIARFGDWADRGYTEARTRYFYENRSEKTFPYQEFDVGRSINKPAIHDRLVGAGGVFGASFGTEHPNWFAATPGVSDSLTYRQPNWWGPVADEGKRIRNELGLMEFSAMAKFEVTGPGAVAWLEQVMAGRIPGLGRMALSPMLSDKGRVIGDFSLARLEQNRFMVLGADYMQLAFMRHFSRFLPMEGVALRNLSANQAGLHICGPNAQRLIIRLAAQEMDTDHFSFMSAAQMTIGGIPDVTVLRVSFTGECGYEMYVPRDRQLALFDLLRGEGADLGLGLVGTRSLMQTRLEKSFPAWGLELSPDYFAHECDMMRHMRGDATFNGAAAVAAYGPARERPATFTVEAGTDAVWGDEAIFLDGEPVGYVSSGGWGPAVEAHIALGYVQPDAYRENGNYAIELLGQLRPATLHVQPLYDPEGRRMRA, encoded by the coding sequence ATGCAATCGACAGCCAGAGTTGTAGTTATCGGCGGCGGGATCGTGGGCTGTTCGGTGTTGTATCACCTTGCCCGGAACGGGTGGCGCGACGTTGTACTGCTTGAGCGTCAGGAGCTGACATCCGGTTCCAGCTGGCATGCCGCTGGCGGGCTGTTCACGGTGCTGCGCCCGAATACCTCTGCTGAAATGCACCGCTACACGTTTCAGATGTACCGCGAACTGGAGCAGGAAACCGGCCAGTCTTGCGGGTTCCACTATACCGGCGGGCTCAACATCTGTCGCACGCAAGACGAAATAGACTCCAACGCAATCCTGCAAAGTGCGTGCCGCAGACTGGGCATCGAAAGCCACTTCATCACGATGGACGAAGTCCGCGAGAAAGCGCCGGTACTGGACACCTCTCATATGGTCGGCGCGCTTTGGGAAGAGGAAGGCGGGCATGTGGACCCGGCCTCGGCCACGCAAGCCTTTGCGGCCGCCGCGCGCGCATTAGGGGCTACGATCCACCGCCATACGCCCGTGACGGCAACAACGCCACGCGCAGATGGCTCTTGGGATGTCGATACCGCGCAAGGGACGATTCACGCCGAATTCATCGTCAATGCTGCCGGACTCTGGGGCCGCGAAGTTGCCCGTCTTGCGGGGATCGAACTGCCGTTGATGCCGGTCGAACATCATTACATGGTAACTGAGACGATCCCAGAGATTGAGCAGCTTGGTTTTGAGCTGCCGCAGATCAACGACAATGAAACCGGTTGCTATGCCCGCCAGGAAGGCATGGGCCTGCTTCTGGGGGCTTACGAAAGCACCTGTGTCCATTGGGCCAAGGAGGGCACGCCTGCTGATTTTGGCCATGAACTTTTGCCTGATGATCTGTCGCGGATGGACTGGAACCTTGAGAAGTCGATTGAGATCATGCCTTGTCTGGCGGACGCCGGTGTCAAACGGGTGATCAACGGACCAATGATCTTTTCGCCTGACCTTGCGCCCCTGATCGGCCCGCATCCCAATCTGGAGAACTATTTTTGCGCCAATGGGGTGATGGCGGGCTTCAATCAGGGTGCTGGTATCGGCCGCGCGCTGGCCGAATGGATCATACAGGGCGAGCCGGAGATCGACGTTTTTCACTGGGATATCGCGCGGTTCGGCGACTGGGCAGACCGAGGCTATACCGAGGCCCGCACCCGCTATTTCTACGAAAACCGCTCCGAGAAAACCTTTCCCTATCAGGAATTCGATGTTGGCCGCTCGATCAACAAACCCGCCATACATGACCGTCTGGTCGGCGCGGGCGGGGTATTCGGAGCCTCCTTTGGCACCGAACACCCGAATTGGTTTGCGGCCACGCCCGGGGTTTCCGACAGTCTTACCTATCGCCAGCCAAACTGGTGGGGCCCGGTTGCAGACGAAGGCAAGCGCATTCGCAATGAGTTGGGGCTGATGGAATTCTCGGCCATGGCGAAGTTCGAGGTGACAGGCCCAGGCGCGGTGGCCTGGCTGGAACAGGTCATGGCCGGACGCATTCCCGGCCTTGGACGCATGGCGCTGTCACCGATGCTGTCGGACAAGGGGCGCGTGATCGGGGATTTCTCGCTCGCCCGTTTGGAACAGAACCGCTTCATGGTGCTGGGCGCGGATTACATGCAACTGGCGTTCATGCGGCATTTCTCAAGGTTTCTGCCAATGGAGGGCGTCGCCCTGCGCAACCTGTCTGCGAATCAGGCTGGCTTGCATATCTGCGGGCCGAACGCGCAACGTCTTATCATCCGGTTGGCCGCGCAAGAGATGGACACGGACCATTTCAGCTTTATGTCAGCGGCCCAAATGACCATTGGCGGGATACCGGATGTCACGGTCTTGCGCGTTTCTTTCACGGGCGAATGTGGTTATGAGATGTATGTACCGCGCGACCGGCAGCTGGCGCTGTTCGATCTGCTGCGCGGTGAAGGTGCGGATCTGGGACTGGGCCTTGTTGGCACGCGATCGCTGATGCAGACACGGCTGGAAAAGAGTTTCCCCGCATGGGGGCTTGAGCTGTCGCCTGACTATTTCGCCCATGAATGCGATATGATGCGGCATATGCGCGGTGATGCCACATTCAACGGAGCCGCTGCGGTTGCCGCATACGGCCCCGCACGCGAACGCCCGGCGACCTTTACGGTCGAGGCCGGAACAGATGCGGTCTGGGGCGACGAAGCGATCTTTCTGGATGGCGAACCGGTCGGCTATGTCTCCTCCGGCGGGTGGGGACCTGCGGTTGAGGCCCATATCGCGCTTGGCTATGTCCAGCCGGATGCCTACCGCGAGAACGGAAATTATGCGATAGAACTTTTGGGACAGTTGCGCCCCGCGACGTTGCACGTCCAACCGCTCTACGATCCTGAGGGGCGCAGGATGCGGGCATGA
- a CDS encoding trimethylamine methyltransferase family protein — MSRTNRKPRRPQSTRFEQPPFAEVRSPLRPVDFVSEDQIETIHHASLKVLADIGLRVNSAVALDLYAAAGADVDHDRELVRFDPALVEEMLTDIPSEFTIHARDPAKTLKVGGNRLTFATVSGPSFVSDIDRGRRAGTVEDMRDFVKISAALNIFHHDGGSGCEPLELPPESRHLDMMLAQTTLSDKGWHPCWLNSAARARDCIEMAKIALQTDDDGLRARPGIIGGINTNSPLFLDDSQAEGLIEFARAGQPIHVTPFTLAGAMSPVTIGGSLVQQNAEALAGIVLGQAAARGSPIFYGHFTSNVDMRTGSPAFGTPEYAKSVIVSGQLARRYGLPLRSSNTTASACVDLQAAYESDMSVSACVQAHVNVMLHGGGWLEGGLTCSFEKLILDAEILQMQAAYLQPLDLGEDALGLEAMAEAGPGGHFFGTAHTLARYETAFYKPILSDWRNFETWEEDGAKTATQRANTIWKQLLREYEKPPIDPAVEEELEAYVAKRKEQIET; from the coding sequence ATGTCTCGCACGAACCGCAAGCCTCGACGCCCGCAAAGCACCCGATTTGAACAGCCCCCCTTCGCCGAAGTCCGCAGCCCCCTACGGCCTGTCGACTTCGTGTCGGAAGACCAGATCGAGACGATCCACCACGCCAGTCTAAAGGTGCTCGCCGACATCGGCCTCAGGGTCAACAGCGCCGTTGCACTGGACCTCTACGCAGCAGCGGGCGCTGATGTGGACCATGACCGCGAGTTGGTCCGGTTTGATCCGGCACTGGTCGAGGAAATGCTGACCGACATTCCGTCGGAATTCACCATCCACGCCCGCGACCCGGCAAAGACCCTGAAAGTGGGGGGTAACCGACTGACATTTGCGACTGTGTCCGGGCCTTCATTTGTCTCGGACATCGACCGCGGACGGCGGGCCGGAACGGTCGAGGACATGCGGGATTTCGTGAAAATCTCCGCCGCCCTCAATATCTTTCACCACGATGGCGGCAGTGGTTGCGAGCCGCTGGAACTGCCGCCTGAGTCTCGACATCTGGACATGATGCTGGCGCAGACAACGCTGTCGGACAAGGGCTGGCATCCGTGCTGGCTGAACTCGGCTGCGCGCGCGCGCGACTGTATCGAGATGGCCAAAATCGCCTTGCAAACCGACGACGACGGCCTGCGTGCACGGCCCGGTATTATCGGCGGGATCAATACCAATTCACCGCTGTTTCTGGACGATAGTCAGGCCGAAGGTTTGATCGAATTCGCGCGCGCGGGACAGCCCATACATGTGACGCCCTTCACGCTGGCGGGTGCCATGAGCCCGGTCACCATCGGCGGCTCACTGGTCCAGCAGAACGCCGAAGCGCTGGCAGGGATTGTGCTGGGTCAGGCGGCGGCGCGCGGATCACCGATTTTCTACGGTCACTTTACCTCGAACGTCGACATGCGCACCGGCTCCCCGGCTTTCGGCACCCCGGAATACGCCAAATCGGTGATCGTTTCAGGCCAGCTGGCGCGGCGCTACGGTCTGCCGCTGCGGTCCTCCAACACCACGGCCTCGGCCTGTGTTGACCTGCAGGCGGCCTATGAAAGCGACATGTCGGTCAGCGCCTGCGTGCAAGCCCATGTCAACGTGATGCTGCATGGCGGTGGCTGGCTTGAAGGCGGTCTGACCTGTTCGTTTGAAAAGCTGATCCTTGACGCCGAGATCCTGCAGATGCAGGCGGCCTATCTGCAACCGCTGGATCTCGGCGAAGACGCGCTGGGGCTGGAGGCGATGGCCGAGGCAGGCCCCGGCGGCCATTTCTTTGGCACCGCCCACACGCTGGCGCGCTATGAGACCGCCTTTTACAAACCGATCCTGTCTGACTGGCGCAACTTCGAAACCTGGGAAGAGGACGGCGCGAAGACAGCCACCCAGCGCGCCAATACCATCTGGAAGCAACTGCTGCGCGAGTACGAAAAGCCGCCCATTGATCCCGCCGTCGAGGAAGAGCTGGAAGCCTATGTCGCCAAGCGCAAGGAGCAGATCGAAACATGA
- a CDS encoding aromatic amino acid lyase, with protein MTTPAAFLFDGDTLSLEKLVQLSSGKIACDLSRAAWDNVAEGRRIVMRAVADGSAYYGVNTGVGSQKDIGVQAADFASFNDHIIVAEATDMPGAAFAPTVVRGALAVMLNNAATGRLGLRPDLVRRMLRLFHCADMPEVRSGTSSGMADLGPLAQLALPLVGRSLDGGAPLIEGPYDLAEKEAVSLINCNAFVLSHGAHVMAEAARLAIAFDLAAALSLEAFRGNLSYYRAEMRPGYRNPHQLASCRQINHALRGARLWQDGEARFLQDPLSFRFATRVGGTVKLALAQATAIYQDDLNCVCDNPVVSLETGSLVTGINMDSTPLTYATDGLRQAIAMAAAVSTERSLKVQHAGFSGLPLGLAQPCRADGGVQNLIISYLGVARQAELRGLAAPVLLDCAHALADGIEDVSGLGPLSVARTEQVIAFAWQIVSVEMIIASWALALRGLETSEMGQTTGAIYTKLRPFLPIGTEGRNVFDMSGPIDCVSAPEFVQPYQI; from the coding sequence ATGACCACGCCCGCTGCATTTCTGTTTGATGGCGACACCCTGTCGCTGGAAAAACTGGTGCAGCTTTCATCCGGCAAGATCGCCTGCGACCTTTCACGCGCGGCATGGGACAATGTGGCAGAGGGCCGCCGGATCGTGATGCGCGCTGTCGCGGACGGGTCAGCCTATTACGGCGTAAACACCGGGGTTGGCTCGCAAAAGGACATCGGCGTACAGGCCGCGGATTTTGCATCCTTCAACGATCACATCATTGTCGCAGAGGCCACTGATATGCCTGGCGCAGCTTTCGCGCCCACGGTGGTGCGCGGGGCGCTGGCGGTGATGCTCAACAATGCGGCCACAGGCAGGCTGGGCCTGCGCCCCGACCTTGTGCGCCGGATGCTGCGGTTGTTTCACTGCGCGGACATGCCCGAGGTGCGATCCGGCACATCCAGCGGCATGGCTGACCTAGGCCCGCTGGCGCAACTGGCGCTGCCGCTTGTCGGGCGCAGCCTTGACGGTGGCGCGCCGCTGATCGAAGGCCCCTACGATCTGGCCGAGAAGGAAGCCGTTTCACTGATCAACTGCAATGCTTTTGTCTTGTCGCATGGGGCCCATGTCATGGCCGAGGCGGCACGGCTGGCCATTGCTTTTGATCTTGCGGCGGCCCTGTCACTGGAAGCGTTTCGCGGCAATCTGAGCTACTACCGGGCCGAGATGCGGCCGGGTTATCGCAACCCCCACCAACTCGCCTCCTGCCGTCAGATCAACCACGCCCTGCGGGGTGCCCGGCTCTGGCAGGACGGAGAGGCAAGGTTTTTGCAGGATCCGCTGTCGTTCCGGTTTGCCACGCGAGTGGGTGGCACGGTCAAGTTGGCGTTGGCACAGGCAACGGCGATCTACCAGGATGACCTGAACTGCGTCTGCGACAATCCGGTCGTGTCACTTGAAACCGGATCGTTGGTGACAGGGATCAACATGGACAGCACGCCGCTGACATACGCGACGGACGGCTTGCGACAAGCCATCGCCATGGCGGCGGCCGTCAGCACCGAGCGGTCCCTGAAGGTTCAGCATGCCGGGTTTTCCGGATTGCCGCTTGGTCTTGCCCAGCCCTGCCGTGCGGATGGTGGGGTACAGAACCTGATCATCAGCTATCTGGGTGTGGCCCGGCAGGCAGAATTGCGCGGCCTGGCCGCGCCCGTGCTGCTGGACTGTGCCCATGCGCTGGCTGATGGCATTGAAGACGTCTCCGGCCTCGGCCCGCTGTCGGTTGCGCGAACCGAGCAGGTCATCGCCTTCGCCTGGCAGATCGTGTCCGTGGAGATGATCATCGCAAGCTGGGCTCTGGCTCTGCGCGGACTGGAAACCTCTGAAATGGGACAAACCACCGGAGCGATCTACACGAAACTGCGCCCCTTCCTGCCCATCGGGACGGAAGGACGCAATGTCTTCGATATGTCCGGTCCGATTGATTGTGTTTCGGCACCGGAATTTGTCCAGCCCTACCAAATTTGA
- a CDS encoding aromatic ring-hydroxylating oxygenase subunit alpha, which produces MTTVQSPEIDALRSQLKQLRQHKDGVRQTMAPEFYTSQSFHDFERQELFHKEWICVGNAGEIPEPGDYFTTDIADEPLIIARRKDGTINALSNVCRHRGNMVATGKGNRRSFVCGYHAWSYDLDGALKTAPLMSKVKGFDRASCRLHGFRTEIWSGFIFVNLDGSAAPLGPQLTSLDTILHNYHNEERNLLFTDETEWATNWKNLNENFIEGYHLFATHPKTLEPMTPTQLCRKVPGQEAWTAYRSYYHPDFPPRGPFHVDMTEDEQRNSVMGNIFPCFVFGVAANYTLYLCLRPRGPDKVAIRWGVLGFKTDPADPEVVNYVELCKEFNAEDREKLEVLQQAQKTRYASPGFLGPDNLEGTIWDFLQFMARQLGE; this is translated from the coding sequence ATGACCACCGTTCAATCCCCAGAAATCGATGCACTGCGCAGCCAGTTGAAACAGCTGCGCCAGCACAAGGACGGCGTCCGCCAGACAATGGCGCCTGAATTCTATACCTCGCAGTCTTTCCATGACTTTGAGAGACAAGAGCTGTTCCACAAGGAATGGATTTGCGTGGGCAATGCGGGCGAGATACCTGAACCCGGAGATTACTTTACAACCGATATCGCGGACGAGCCGCTGATCATCGCGCGGCGCAAAGATGGCACAATCAACGCGCTTTCCAATGTCTGCCGCCACCGCGGAAACATGGTGGCCACTGGCAAAGGCAACAGGCGCAGCTTCGTGTGTGGCTATCACGCGTGGAGTTATGATCTGGATGGCGCGCTAAAAACCGCCCCTCTGATGAGCAAAGTCAAAGGGTTCGATCGCGCCTCATGCCGGCTCCACGGTTTCAGGACCGAAATCTGGAGCGGGTTCATTTTTGTCAATCTCGATGGATCGGCAGCGCCCCTCGGCCCACAGCTGACGTCGCTTGATACAATCCTGCACAATTACCACAACGAAGAGCGCAACCTGTTGTTCACCGATGAAACGGAGTGGGCGACCAACTGGAAAAACCTGAACGAGAATTTCATCGAAGGCTATCACCTCTTTGCAACCCACCCCAAAACGCTGGAGCCAATGACCCCGACCCAGCTTTGCCGCAAGGTGCCAGGCCAAGAGGCCTGGACGGCCTACCGATCCTATTATCACCCGGATTTTCCGCCCCGCGGGCCGTTTCACGTCGACATGACCGAAGACGAACAGCGCAACAGCGTCATGGGAAACATTTTTCCCTGTTTTGTATTTGGTGTCGCCGCAAACTATACGCTCTATCTTTGCCTCCGCCCTCGCGGGCCAGACAAGGTCGCCATCAGATGGGGCGTGCTGGGGTTCAAGACAGATCCTGCAGACCCGGAAGTTGTGAACTATGTCGAGCTGTGCAAGGAATTCAACGCGGAGGACCGCGAAAAGCTCGAGGTGCTTCAGCAGGCCCAGAAGACCCGCTACGCCAGCCCTGGTTTTCTGGGACCCGACAATTTAGAGGGAACGATCTGGGACTTTCTTCAGTTTATGGCGCGGCAACTGGGAGAATGA